GCCGCGGCGGCGGAATCGACCACGATGGCGCCGTGCGGGTCGTTCATCACGACTCCCACCGTGCCTGCGTTCATCAGTTGCTCGATCGCCGAGGTGCGATTGGGAGCGGTCGAGCGCGAGCCGTGCCGCGCGTACTGTGACAACAGCCCCACTTGCTGCGGACCCATGCCGTCGCCGATCAGCAGGATGACGTTCTTGACGCGGGGGCCGAACAGAGCCGGATTGCCGGCGGCGACTTCGAGCGTCGAGGGGACGAGCGCCGGCGGAGGGAGCGCGCCGTCGACGGCGTCGATCGCGAGCCCCCCGGGCGAGAGCGCCAACTCCGTCGCCGCCGGTTCAGCGGCGCGCACCGTGACGGCGACGAGCGATCCGAACAAACCCAACGCCAGCGCCGCGACGACGCCCCCGGAGAAAACAGCAGTGCGAAGATTCATCGAACCTGGGCTCAAGGCGCAAGAGGAGGGGAATCGGGCATGTTCGTGAAGCAGCCCTCACTAGTATAGCCGCCGGGGCTGCCAGGCCGAACTCACTCCCTGCAGAAGTGCCGGGGGCCGATTCCAGCGGGCGGTTCAGGCGGCGGACGCCCCCCGTACGCCGGCTCGCGGCTTGGCATCCGCTGCGGCAAATCGGTGGCGACGGGGCCTGCCGGGCGGGTATGATGAAGGATCGTCCCCAGGGCCCCTCGGGGCCCCTCCCCCTCGGTGTTTCGCTCGCTCATGGCTGTCCCCCGCGTCGTTATCGTCGGCCGACCGAACGTCGGCAAAAGCAGCATCCTCAACTGGTTGGCCGGGCTGCGGCTGGCCATCGTCGAGGATCGCCCCGGCGTGACCCGCGACGCGGTCGACTACCTCATGGAGCACGAAGAGCGGTATTTCGAACTCGTCGACACCGGCGGGATCGGCGTCGAGGACGAGGACAACCTTACCAAGCACATCGAGGAGCAGATCCAAACCGCGATCGACTCGGCCGCGGTGATCTTGTTCGTCGTCGACGGCCGGGCCGGGCTGACGCCGCTCGACGAGGAGGTCGGGCGCCGCCTGCGGGATCTCGACGTGCCGGTGATCTGCATCGCCAACAAGTGCGACGACGAAAAGCACGACGCCCAGACGGTCGACTTCTATCGCCTGGGACGCGGCAAGATCGTGCCGGCCAGCACCAAGCAGAATCGCAACCGCACGGTGCTGCTGAATCTGATCCTCGAACGGCTCCCCGAGGAAAAGGTCGACGAGGCCGACGTCGCCGAGCCGGAGATGCGGGTGGCGATCGTCGGTCGCCGCAACGTGGGCAAGAGCACGTTCGTCAACACGCTGGCCCAGGCGCAGCGGATGATCGTCAGCGAGGTCCCCGGCACGACGCGCGACAGCGTCGACGTACGGTTCGAGCTCGACGGCAAGGGGTTCGTGGCGATCGACACGCCGGGCCTGCGCAGGACGAAGAGTCGCGGGGCGTCGATCGACTTCTACGGCGCTCATCGGGCCCAACGCAGCATCCGCCGGGCCGACGTCGTGCTGTTGTTCCTCGACGCGACCGAGCGGATCAGCAAGGTCGACAAGCAGTTGTGCGACTACATTGGCGAGCAGTACAAGCCGCTGATCTTCGTCGTCAATAAGTGGGATCTTCTGGCCAAGACGATGCCGACCGAGAAGTGGGTGCGGTATCTCAACGACACGTTCCGCACCATGCGTTACGCCCCGATCGCGTTCATCACCGGCGAGACGGGCAAGAACGTCAAGGCGCTGCTCAATCACGCCCAGATGCTGTTCAAGCAATCGCGGCAGCGACTCAGCACGGGGCAACTCAATCGCTTGCTGCGCGACGCCGTGCAGCGGAACCCCCCGCCGCTCTACCAAAATCGCCGGCCGAAGATCTTCTACGGCACTCAGGTCGGCGTGCAGCCGCCGACCTTAGTGCTGTTCTGCAACGACCCTCAGGCGCTCGATCGGCCGTACCAGCGGTATCTGCTGGGGGCGGTGCGCGATCAGATGAACTTCGCCGAGGTGCCGGTGAAGCTCTACCTCCGCAAGCGGCAGCCCTCCGACGGGCAGAGCGGTTTGGACGAGGAAGACGAAATCAACGAGATCGAACAGACCGAACCGTTGGTCGAATAGCGGCTGCGAAGCGGGGGAGAAGAGAAGCTCGCAGACCGGCAGGGCGAGGCTTCGCCAAGGCGCACGTGGCGCGACTGACAGCTTCGCGTTTCCGGGCGAGCCCGTCCGCGTCGCTGAGAGTCCTGGCTGCAGAGGGCGCTGGCTTCAGTCTAATAGCGCCGGGCCGCCCCCCGCGGGGCGCGTCGACGCGACGTCAGCGGCGTCCGGCGCCCCCTTCTGCGCGTAGAACTGGGCGACCGTTGCGCCGATGCCGATGCTCCAGACGAGCACGAAGCACAACACTTCAGTCCAGGACAGGATGTGACGCCAATCGTGTCTCATGGGTCCGCCGTTCCGCCTGTGGCAGTCTCAAACCTGCCGGAACCGGACGATTGCGGAAATCCTCCGCAACCCCGATAGCCCGCGATTAGAGCGGAGTTGCCAGAAGCCGACAAGCGCAGTTTCTTCACGGAATATTCACCATATTCACCGAATCTCGACGCTCGACGCCGGGAGCGAGCGAAGCGAGAGCTTCCGGGATCCTCCGCGGGGGCGTTGCCGCGTGACAAAGGCGGCCGCCGCGGACTCCTTGTTTCCGGCGGGAATCGGCCGCTGCGGGACTTGGGCGCCCCCCCTACACGGGCCCAGAGGGCCATGCTACACTTCCGGGTCTGCGGGACGAGGGGGGCGGTTCGTTTAGGAACCGTCCTGGCCGTTTCGGCTCCGCGGGCGATTAGCTCAGTTGGCTAGAGCACCAGCTCGACAAGCTGGGGGTCGCAGGTTCGAGCCCTGCATCGCCCACTCGATCTGACTGCCGCGGCAGTCATGCTAGCGGCGGGCATGTTCTTCATCACACGCGCGGTCCCTGCGGACTCGCGCCACGGGAGTAGCTGGTCTTGGGTACGAAAAAGAGCGGCAAGGGGCGTCGGAAGCTGGGGCGTAAGAAGCGGCGGATGCGCGCGAAGATTCGCCACCGCAAAAAGTAGTTTGCCGCGGTTCTTGTCCAGGCGAACCGACCGCGACAGGCGGTTCGAGGCGGCGATTTCGTCGCACTCTGAGTTGCATAACGTCCAGCAATCCGGGCGTTCCGCTTTGCTGCGACCACGGGCGCCCCGTCCGCTGGTTGAGTTGGGCTCTCAATGCCCGCATGAGCGGATGAACGCGGCCGCGTCGTGCAGTTCTTGTTCGGGGCTTGCCGAGCCTCGTCGTCCGGCGGTCGCCCATCCGCGGTAACCGTATTGCTCAAGCAGCCGCGCCACGAGTTCGTG
The window above is part of the Pirellulales bacterium genome. Proteins encoded here:
- the der gene encoding ribosome biogenesis GTPase Der, whose product is MAVPRVVIVGRPNVGKSSILNWLAGLRLAIVEDRPGVTRDAVDYLMEHEERYFELVDTGGIGVEDEDNLTKHIEEQIQTAIDSAAVILFVVDGRAGLTPLDEEVGRRLRDLDVPVICIANKCDDEKHDAQTVDFYRLGRGKIVPASTKQNRNRTVLLNLILERLPEEKVDEADVAEPEMRVAIVGRRNVGKSTFVNTLAQAQRMIVSEVPGTTRDSVDVRFELDGKGFVAIDTPGLRRTKSRGASIDFYGAHRAQRSIRRADVVLLFLDATERISKVDKQLCDYIGEQYKPLIFVVNKWDLLAKTMPTEKWVRYLNDTFRTMRYAPIAFITGETGKNVKALLNHAQMLFKQSRQRLSTGQLNRLLRDAVQRNPPPLYQNRRPKIFYGTQVGVQPPTLVLFCNDPQALDRPYQRYLLGAVRDQMNFAEVPVKLYLRKRQPSDGQSGLDEEDEINEIEQTEPLVE